In Antennarius striatus isolate MH-2024 chromosome 20, ASM4005453v1, whole genome shotgun sequence, the genomic window AAGAAATCAGAGTGAACAGCtttctcattggctgccaggTCCATCAGCAGcccgctgctgccccctgccTGTCAACACACAACAGTACATCCGATTTAATCCAGAATGGACGGACATTATGAGCTTTTGCATCAGATGATTGAACGAgtggttttgtttgtctgttattgtttgttattatttacatttaaaaaaaatgtgactttatttCTCTTATATAATAAGGAGAGACTTGGTGTCAGATCCCTGCTGGGAAACCCTGAACTTGACCTGAAATGTTCTAGTTGTTCTTGTCGGTggtagaaaaaaagaagaagtaaattTACAGGAGTTTTAAAAGAACTATTTTGAAGACAGTAATTCAGTTGTGtaacataattttttatttaggATATTTTTTTAGTCTGCGTCACTTGCCTGACCGTCATAATCACTCCATCTCAGGttaacaacaaacaataaacaaatataagATAGCGCTACACAATATCAGCTGGGATGTTACATAATTAGGGAGGTGGATAATATACTTGAATACAAATATCTTaagaattaataaaataaaatgaatcaaatgaaATCATTGCTATTATTGCTGTTCGCATTTAGAAATATCGACTATCGGAACTGTTTCGCTAGCTAGCTAGAGTTAGCcggctttctttctttttcttttttttagaatgtatttttgttgtaatCTAAAAACTGACTTCGTCCAGATCGACGTAAGGTCCAGCTCCCTCAGGAAACATCTCGTCCACAGCGGGTTTCATTGTTTCGTCCAGTCCACGCACTTTAAAGTGTATTATTCGTGGCTTGCGGGGATAGTTGTT contains:
- the cops9 gene encoding COP9 signalosome complex subunit 9 translates to MKPAVDEMFPEGAGPYVDLDEAGGSSGLLMDLAANEKAVHSDFFNDFEDLFDDDDLQ